A window of Cryptomeria japonica chromosome 3, Sugi_1.0, whole genome shotgun sequence contains these coding sequences:
- the LOC131072085 gene encoding putative anthocyanidin reductase, with product MAGEVKQTVKRVCVTGAAGYVGSWLVKNLLERGYTVNATLRDPGDGTKSGPLLELPGAKERLKLFKADLCLEGSFDSAVEGCQGVFHVAGPTDITKSNLDDFVVPAVNGVHNVMKACLRAKCVRRVIYTSSILAASPMNDNGEFIHTCVDESCWSPLNFLKSETNKLAWYMIAKTLAEQEALKYGLNSGIEVISILPGLVIGPWFTATSALTSAQTILALIGGNNEFYEVIKYDEFVLGSIPIVHIEDTCNAHIFVMECTNARNRYVCASDSLSLKSLKDFLAKQYVQFKNSLKLDKDEGVERSLPFSSKKLLEMGFSYKYHLPEAFQETMDCVIKNGLLKVMVNK from the exons ATGGCGGGGGAAGTTAAGCAGACTGTAAAACGAGTGTGTGTGACAGGAGCAGCCGGATACGTGGGATCATGGCTGGTCAAAAATCTTCTGGAAAGGGGCTACACTGTCAACGCCACCCTTAGAGACCCAG GGGACGGCACAAAATCTGGGCCTTTGTTGGAGTTGCCGGGAGCAAAGGAAAGGCTTAAACTCTTTAAAGCTGACTTATGTTTAGAGGGCAGCTTTGATTCTGCAGTGGAGGGTTGTCAAGGAGTTTTTCATGTGGCAGGTCCCACGGATATTACAAAATCTAATCTG GACGATTTTGTTGTACCTGCTGTAAATGGAGTACACAATGTTATGAAAGCCTGCCTAAGAGCTAAATGTGTTAGACGTGTAATTTACACTTCATCAATTTTAGCTGCTTCTCCAATGAATGACAATGGGGAATTCATCCACACATGCGTTGACGAAAGTTGCTGGAGTCCCCTAAATTTTCTTAAATCTGAAACAAACAAGTTAGCTTGGTATATGATAGCTAAGACATTAGCAGAACAGGAGGCCCTTAAATATGGCCTTAATAGTGGCATTGAGGTGATCAGCATCCTACCAGGTTTGGTGATTGGGCCTTGGTTTACAGCTACAAGTGCTTTAACATCTGCTCAAACAATATTAGCTCTCATTGGAG GAAACAATGAATTTTATGAAGTTATCAAGTATGACGAATTCGTATTGGGATCTATACCAATTGTTCATATTGAAGACACTTGCAATGCCCACATATTCGTCATGGAATGTACCAATGCTCGAAATCGCTATGTTTGCGCATCGGATTCTTTGAGTCTCAAATCTCTCAAGGATTTCCTTGCTAAGCAATATGTACAATTCAAGAATTCTCTCAA GTTGGATAAAGATGAGGGAGTTGAGAGGTCCCTGCCTTTTTCTTCAAAGAAATTGTTGGAAATGGGATTCTCTTATAAGTATCATTTACCAGAAGCTTTCCAGGAGACCATGGACTGTGTTATAAAGAATGGACTGTTGAAAGTCATGGTGAATAAATAA
- the LOC131072086 gene encoding putative anthocyanidin reductase, with translation MADEINKPLKKVCVTGAAGYIGSWLVKNLLERGYIVNATLRDPGDETKSGPLLKLPGAEERLKLFKADLCLEGSFDSAVEGCHGVFHVASPMDFTKPNPDDFIVPAVNGVHNVMKACVRAESVRRVIFTSSVSAASPMNDKGEFTQMCLDERCWSPINFLKSQTNKVAWYMLAKTLAEQEALKYGLNNNIEVVTILPSVVIGPWFTTTSNLSSAQIILALIGGNDGSYEGSYEVLKFTEFMVGSIPIVHIDDTCNAHIFLMEHTEAQNRYVCASDSMSLKCLKDFIFKHYPQCRNSIKLDEDDALHICLPVSSKKLLDMGFSYKYQLREALDETIECFIKNGLLEL, from the exons ATGGCAGACGAAATTAACAAGCCTCTGAAAAAAGTGTGTGTGACTGGAGCAGCGGGATACATCGGATCATGGTTAGTCAAAAATCTGTTAGAAAGGGGCTACATCGTCAACGCCACTCTTCGAGATCCAG GGGATGAGACAAAATCTGGGCCTTTGTTGAAGCTGCCCGGAGCAGAAGAAAGGCTTAAGCTCTTTAAAGCTGATTTGTGTTTAGAGGGCAGTTTTGATTCTGCAGTGGAGGGTTGTCATGGAGTTTTTCATGTGGCAAGTCCCATGGATTTTACAAAACCTAATCCG GATGATTTTATTGTACCTGCTGTAAATGGGGTACATAATGTTATGAAAGCTTGCGTAAGAGCTGAATCTGTTAGGCGTGTAATTTTCACTTCATCAGTTTCAGCTGCTTCTCCAATGAATGACAAGGGGGAATTCACCCAGATGTGCCTTGATGAAAGGTGTTGGAGCCCCATAAATTTCCTTAAATCTCAGACAAATAAGGTAGCTTGGTATATGTTGGCTAAGACCTTAGCAGAACAAGAGGCCCTTAAATATGGCCTTAATAATAACATTGAGGTGGTGACCATCCTACCAAGTGTGGTGATTGGGCCTTGGTTTACAACTACGTCTAATCTTTCATCTGCTCAAATAATATTAGCCCTGATTGGAG GAAATGATGGATCTTATGAAG GATCTTATGAAGTGCTCAAGTTCACGGAATTCATGGTGGGATCTATACCAATTGTTCATATCGATGATACTTGTAATGCCCACATATTCTTGATGGAACATACTGAAGCTCAAAATCGTTATGTTTGTGCATCTGACTCAATGAGTCTTAAGTGTCTCAAAGATTTCATTTTCAAACATTATCCACAATGCAGGAACTCTATCAA GTTGGATGAGGATGATGCACTTCATATATGTTTGCCAGTTTCATCAAAAAAGTTGTTGGATATGGGCTTCTCTTATAAGTATCAATTACGAGAGGCTCTTGATGAGACTATAGAATGTTTTATAAAGAATGGACTGTTGGAGTTGTAA